One Rouxiella sp. S1S-2 genomic window, GCCGCTAAACGCTTCAAAAAGACTGCCAATGGCGGTTTTAAGCGTAAGCACGCTAACCTGCGTCATATTCTGACCAAAAAATCGACTAAGCGTAAACGTCACCTGCGTCCAAAAGGCATGGTATCCAAGAACGATTTGGGTCTCGTTGCTGCATGTTTGCCGTACGCTTAAAAATATATCTGTTTTAAGATATATCACTTTTTTTTAATCAAGAATAAAACTCAGGAGAGCATATGGCTCGCGTAAAACGTGGTGTGATTGCACGTGCACGTCACAAGAAAATTTTAAAGCAGGCGAAAGGTTACTACGGTGCCCGTTCGCGCGTATATCGTGTTGCATTCCAGGCTGTTATCAAAGCTGGTCAATACGCTTACCGTGACCGTCGTCAAAAGAAACGTCAGTTCCGTCAGCTGTGGATCGCGCGTATCAACGCAGCAGCTCGTCAGAACGACATGTCTTACAGCAAATTCATTAACGGCTTGAAAAAAGCTTCTATTGAAATTGACCGTAAGATCTTGGCTGACATCGCAGTATTCGACAAAGTGGCATTCTCTGCACTGGTCGAGAAAGCGAAAGCAGCTCTGGCGTAAGTCAGGTGAAAGAGGGAGCTTGCTCCCTCTTTTATATTGTGTTGATAAAACCGTAAATACTTAAGGTAACGCAAGCATGAATGCTGCTATTTTCCGCTTCTTTTTTTACTTTAGCGCCTGATTCAGGAAGGCTTTCGCGCGTAAGAGAAGAAACGGAAACTAGCGCTAAAGCCTCCCCTGTGGAGGCTTTTTTTTTGCTATTACCGGTCTTAATTAATTTACTCATACTTTTATTTCACATCGGGTCATATCGACCAGAAGAAGAGGAAAGCAATGTCACATCTCGCAGAACTGGTTGCCAATGCCAAGGCAGCCGTAGAGAGTGCCCAGGACGTCGTCGCGCTAGATTTAGTGCGCGTCGAATATTTAGGCAAGAAAGGGCATTTGACCCTACAGATGACTTCACTGCGTGAAGTGCCAGCCGAAGAACGTCCGGCGGCCGGTGCGGTGATTAACCAGGCCAAGCAGGAAGTTCAGGACGCACTTAACGCGCGTAAAAATGACCTGGAATCTGCTGCACTGAACGCACGTCTGGCACAGGAGACTATCGACGTTTCCCTGCCGGGTCGTCGTATCGAGAACGGCGGCCTGCACCCGGTGACCCGCACTATCGATCGTATCGAAACCTTCTTCGGCGAGCTTGGCTTTTCGGTTGAGACCGGCCCTGAAATCGAAGATGACTACCACAACTTTGATGCCCTGAATATTCCAGGCCACCATCCGGCGCGTGCCGATCACGACACCTTCTGGTTTGATGCCACCCGTTTGCTGCGCACCCAGACTTCTGGCGTGCAGATCCGCACCATGAAAAATCAGCAGCCGCCAATCCGCATCATTGCGCCGGGCCGTGTTTATCGTAACGATTACGACCAGACTCACACGCCGATGTTCCATCAGATGGAAGGCCTGATTGTTGATAAAGACATCAGCTTCAGCAATCTGAAGGGCACGCTGCACGATTTCCTGAACAACTTCTTTGAAGCCGATTTGCAGATTCGTTTCCGTCCTTCCTATTTCCCCTTCACCGAGCCTTCTGCCGAAGTGGACGTGATGGGTAAAAATGGCAAATGGCTTGAAGTGCTGGGCTGCGGCATGGTTCACCCGAACGTGTTGCGCAACGTGGGCATCGATCCGGAAATTTACTCCGGTTTCGCCTTCGGTATGGGCATGGAACGTCTGACCATGCTGCGCTACGGCGTGACGGATCTGCGTGCATTCTTCGAAAACGATCTGCGTTTCCTCAAACAGTTTAAGTAAGGCGGGAATATCACATGAAATTCAGTGAACTCTGGTTGCGTGAGTGGGTAAACCCAGCCATCAGCAGCGAAGAATTATCAGAACAAATTACCATGGCCGGTTTAGAAGTTGACGGCGTTGATGCCGTTGCCGGTGCTTTTCACGGCGTAGTAGTGGGTGAAGTGGTTGAGTGCGGCCAACATCCAAATGCTGACAAACTGCGCGTGACTAAAATCAACGTTGGCGGCGATCGCCTGCTTGATATCGTTTGCGGTGCGCCAAACTGCCGTCAGGGGCTTAAAGTGGCCGTGGCTACCGTAGGCGCCGTGTTGCCGGGCGATTTCAAAATCAAGGCAGCAAAACTTCGCGGCGAACCTTCTGAAGGCATGCTGTGCTCGTTTTCTGAATTGGGTATCAACGTTGAGAGTGAAGGTATTATTGAGCTGCCGCTGGACGCGCCCATTGGCACCGACATTCGCGAGTTCCTTAAGCTTGACGACAACACCATTGAAATCAGCGTGACGCCTAACCGTGCCGACTGCCTGGGTATCATGGGTATTGCCCGCGATGTCGCGGTGGTCAGTCAGTTACCGCTGAACGAGCCGGACATGTCACCGGTTGCTGCAACCATCGACGACACGCTGCCTATCGACGTTCAGGCGACCGAAGCCTGTCCGCGCTATTTGGGCCGCGTTGTTAAAGGCATTAACGTTGCCGCGGCGACCCCGCTGTGGATGAGTGAAAAACTGCGTCGTTGCGGTATTCGTTCAATCGACCCAGTGGTTGATATCACCAACTATGTGCTGCTTGAGCTGGGTCAGCCAATGCACGCCTTCGATTTGAATCGCATTGAGGGTGGCATCGTTGTTCGTCTCGCGCAGAAAGACGAACCGCTGACGCTGCTGGACGGTACTACGGTTAAATTAAACGATGACGTTCTGGTGATCGCTGACCACAAGAAAGCGCTGGCCATGGGCGGCATTTTTGGCGGTGAACATTCCGGCGTCAATGAGCAGACTCAAGACGTGCTGCTTGAGTGCGCATTCTTCAATCCGCTGTCGATTACTGGCCGTGCACGTCGTCAGGGCCTGCACACTGACGCATCGCATCGTTATGAACGCGGCGTAGACTCGCAGCTACAGCATAAAGCTATTGAGCGTGCTACCGCGCTGTTGCTTGAAATTTGCGGCGGACAGGCGGGTCCGATTATTGATGCGACTACCGAGTCTGCACTGCCTAAAGCGGCGAAGATTACTCTGCGCCGTGAAAAGCTCGATCGTCTGATCGGTCATCACGTTGAAGATGCTCAGGTTACCGATATTCTTCAGCGTCTGGGCTTTAAGGTAGAGGTTCTGGCCGGAAGCTGGGTTGCTCTTGCGCCAAGCTGGCGCTTCGATATGCAAATCGAAGAGGACCTGGTTGAAGAAGTTGCCCGTATTTATGGCTACAACAATATTCCTGACGTGCCGGTAAAAGCGAATCTGGAAATGACCAAACACCGTGAGGCGGATCTTTCGCTAAAGCGTGTGAAAAACCTGCTGGTCGATCGCGGTTTCCAGGAAGCGATCACCTACAGCTTTGTCGATCCTAAGGTTCAGCAGTGGCTTCACCCGGGTGAAGAGGTGCTGTTGTTACCAAGCCCAATCTCGATTGAAATGTCTGCAATGCGCCTGTCTCTTTGGACCGGTCTGCTCTCTGCGGTGGTTAATAACCAGAATCGTCAGCAAAATCGCGTACGTTTATTCGAAAGCGGCCTGCGTTTTGTTCCTGATTCCGCAGCTTATTTAGGTATCCGTCAGGATGTCATGCTGTCAGGCGTCATTTCTGGCAACAAAAATGAAGAGCATTGGGACCTGGCGCGCCAGTCGGTTGACTACTACGATTTGAAGGGCGATCTTGAAGCGATTCTTGAACTTACCGGCAAATTAGACCAGATTCAGTTCAAGCCAGAAGTTAACCCTGCACTGCATCCGGGGCAGAGTGCGGCAATTTATTTACACGGCGAACGTATTGGTTTCATTGGAGTAGTGCATCCTGAGCTGGAACGTAAGCTCGACCTGAACGGCCGTACTGTGGTGTTTGAAATGCTGTGGAATAAGCTCGCAGACCGCGTCCTGCCTGATGCGCGCGAGATTTCTCGCTTCCCTGCGAACCGTCGCGACATCGCTGTTGTAGTGCCCGAAAACGTCGCCGCAGACGATATTTTGGTAGAGTGTAAGAAAGTTGGCGCAAATCAGGTAGTTGGCGTAAACTTATTTGACGTGTACCGTGGCAAGGGCGTGGCGGACGGTTATAAAAGTCTGGCTATCAGCCTGGTATTGCAGGATACCGCTCGTACACTGGAAGAAGAGGAGATCGCCGCTACTGTTGCAAGATGTGTAGAGGCTCTAAAACAGCGATTCCAAGCATCCTTGAGGGATTGAACCTATGGCGCTTACTAAAGCTGAAATGTCAGAACACCTGTTTGAAAAGCTCGGGCTGAGCAAACGGGATGCCAAAGACCTGGTTGAGCTGTTCTTTGAAGAGGTACGTCGTGCTTTAGAGAACGGTGAACAAGTTAAATTGTCTGGCTTTGGCAATTTCGATCTGCGTGACAAAAACCAACGTCCGGGGCGTAACCCGAAAACTGGCGAGGACATTCCAATTACGGCGCGCCGTGTGGTGACCTTCCGTCCAGGACAGAAGTTAAAAAGTCGGGTGGAAAACGCCACCCCGAAAGAATAAGCAACACTGATAAAAAGGCCGCGAAAGCGGCCTTTTTTTTTGCAAAAAAGTGCAAGCGACAACAAATCAACCACGCTGGTATTGTGGCGCATTAACGAGAGCCGTGGTTTGATAGTCATCAACGTTGCGCATCTTGCTTTATGTATTAGGTTAAAAGCATTAATTTAAATATGTCCAAACTGTGTCGTTTGAAAGGGAATCGGCAGAAGTGAAAAGATAGTGTTAATTCATTGGGTTCTTCAAGAATAGTCTGATAGATTAATTTCCGTAGCTACTGAAGTTAATACTTGGTGAATGTTTTATCTATAAATATCAATATCAGGGATTACTTTATAAAAAAAAGGGACCGAAGTCCCTTAGTGCAATACGGCTTTTTAATTTAAGAAAAATAATTCATAAACTAATTATCAGGCCAGCTAAATAAATCGAGGTGAATTCATTCAATGATAAGTATGGATAACACCACGATTAGGCTGACTGAATTTTTAACGACCCGGACCGCCGCCGTGCCAACCGCCGCCGCCGCCACCACCATGACCGCCACCCGGGCCCCAGAACGGCGGAAAGATACAGCCACTTAGGCTGCAGGCGACCAGAGCTACAGTAACAAATGCCAATATACGACGCATAATAATTATTCCTTTGTTTGATTAAACAGTTCGATTATAGATAAAACAATAAATAACTGTTGTCAGACTAACGTTAAGAGATGTTAGCGCAGTTATGAAAGCTGAATAATATTTACGCAAGACTCTGCTGATTTATTTCTGCGGGGTAATATATGTTGTCTTATTGTAAGGTCGTTGCAAGTAATCTGAAAATCTCTTTTATTCTCATGGTAAGCTATAATTCCCCTTGATATAAAAAACACGTAGAACAATAAAATTAAGGTGAATATTTTGAAAAAATCTCATTTGATGCTGTGCATAGCTCTGGCCCTTCCTGCCGTTGGTCTAATGAATGCTGCGCAGGCGAATGTCTCTGTCGACGTGAATGTTCCAGGTGCATCAATTCACATCGGTGATAAAAATAACCGCGGTGATTACTGGGATGGATACGACTGGCGGACTCCTCAGTGGTGGCGCGAGCACCAAAACAAACGCATGGGCGAGCGCAATAATCGCGGCATGTACTGGCACGGCAATCGTTGGGAGTCTGCTCCACCGCCTAAACACAACGGCGGTAAGCCAGTTCGTCCGCAGCCGGAACACCATGAACAGCGCGGCGAACCCAATCATGGACAGCAGGGCCATGGTCCTCAGGGTAACGGTGTGCAGGGCAATCAGGGGCACGGACAGCCAGTGCCTCCTAACGGTCAGCATAACTAATCGTTTAACTTATACCGCGTTTATCCCCATACAAGCTGCCGCATTCCGATGCGGTGGCTTTTTTTTCATATTTTTCAAAGCTCCCCTGCATTAAACCTTCAAATATGGCGTTAACCTGAGAGAAGCTGATCCCAGAATATTCTCGCTAGCGTACGCAATTTCAACAGTTCTGGTTCGCTATTCTCAATGATTGACGCGCTTGTCTTAACGACTCTGCTGTTGATGCAAATTATAGTCTCCCTATAAATAGCTGAATTTAAAGTTTTATTAGGGAAAGTTGATGATGAAGGGAAACATTAAATTATTGGCGTTATTGATTGGCGCAACGTTGAGCGGCTCGGCATTGGCGTCGACTCCAGGCATTGCAAATATCACTAACCAAAACGAACTGACCGGTTACCAGCTCGTGGAGTCTGCCAACTGGGAGGTCGCGTATGAAAAAAGAGTCAAGCGCCACGAAAAAGTACAGATCACGGTAACGTGGGATATTGCAAAGGATAGCTCTGCCAGCAAGGCTCGCCTGCTGGTCGACGGGACTGAAAAGTGGCAGGGTGCTGGCAGTCAAAAATTCGCGACATTCGAAATGTCCAAAGGCGGAAACTACGCGGTGGTTGTTGAACTCTGCAATGCTGAGGGCTGCACCACGAGTCAGCCTGCAAGTCTGACTATTGCTGATACTGACGGGAGCCATTTGGCCCCTCTGTTTAATGATTTACTTGAGAATAACAAACCCTATACCCAGACCCCCGGCACTGTGGTAGGTACCTATTTCCCAGAATGGGGCGTATATGGTCGTCAATTCACTGTTGATAAAATCCCGGCCCACAATCTCACCCATATTTTATACGGTTTTATCCCTGTTTGTGGCGGCGAGGGGATCAACGACAGCCTGAAAGAGGGTAACCCTGAGAGCTATAAGGCGCTAATGAACGCGTGTGAAGGCCGACAGGACTTTAAAGTCGCTATTCATGATCCTTACGCGGCGTTGGACATGGGGGCGATTGAAGGTCAAGCCTATGCGGGTAGCTACGGTAAATTGATGGCGCTAAAAAAAGCCTATCCACATTTGAAAATTCTTCCTTCAATAGGCGGTTGGACGCTTTCTGACCCGTTCTATCAGTTTGATAATGCGGAAAAACGAAAAGTTTTTGTGGCATCCGTTAAAGAGTTTCTTGAAAGCTGGAAGTTCTTTGATGGCGTAGATATCGATTGGGAATATCCGGGCGGCGGCGGGGCAAATCCGGATCTTGGGGAAGGGCACGACAGGCAGACGTATACCACATTAATGAAAGAGTTACGCGAAATGCTCGATGAGCTATCGAAAAAGTATGGCAAGAAGTTTGAGTTATCCTCTGCTATTGCGGGCACTGTCTCGAAGATTGACCCCGTTGACTATGGAACTGCCCAGCAGTATATGGATCATATATTTGTGATGAGCTACGACTATTCGGGCAGCTATGATCTTAATCGTCTCAATCACCATACGAATCTCGGTAGCGAAAATGACATTGGGGTGGTGACAGAACACAGTGCTACCCACGCCGTAGAGGCACTGCTGGCTCAGCGCGTCGCGCCGGAAAAAATTGTTGTAGGCATTGCCAAATATGGGAAAGCCTGGAGCGGCGTGCATGATTATCAGTCAGGGAAACCCTTTACCGGTAAAGCAAAAGGACCGATGGTGAATGGGGTTGCTGACCCCGGAAACGCCACCTATAAAGAGATTGCCGAGAAATTTTCAAAGGGTGATTTTAAGCAGTTCTATGATGAAAAAGCGCAATCCCCTTATATTTTTAACGAAAAAACTGGCGATCTTATCAGCTATGACAACGCGCGTTCGACGTTGGCCAAAGGTAATTATGTCAGGCAGCAACATCTTGGCGGCCTCTTCTCATGGGAGGTCAGCATGGATAATGGCGATTTGCTCAACGCAATGAATGAAGGATTAGGGAATCGACCTTTTACTCCAAAAGAGTATGAGAGTGGGCATGCCTATCACAAAGACGATATTGTTAAATCGCAAGGAAAATACTACCAGT contains:
- the ihfA gene encoding integration host factor subunit alpha: MALTKAEMSEHLFEKLGLSKRDAKDLVELFFEEVRRALENGEQVKLSGFGNFDLRDKNQRPGRNPKTGEDIPITARRVVTFRPGQKLKSRVENATPKE
- a CDS encoding DUF2502 domain-containing protein, with the protein product MKKSHLMLCIALALPAVGLMNAAQANVSVDVNVPGASIHIGDKNNRGDYWDGYDWRTPQWWREHQNKRMGERNNRGMYWHGNRWESAPPPKHNGGKPVRPQPEHHEQRGEPNHGQQGHGPQGNGVQGNQGHGQPVPPNGQHN
- the rpmI gene encoding 50S ribosomal protein L35; amino-acid sequence: MPKIKTVRGAAKRFKKTANGGFKRKHANLRHILTKKSTKRKRHLRPKGMVSKNDLGLVAACLPYA
- the rplT gene encoding 50S ribosomal protein L20; translation: MARVKRGVIARARHKKILKQAKGYYGARSRVYRVAFQAVIKAGQYAYRDRRQKKRQFRQLWIARINAAARQNDMSYSKFINGLKKASIEIDRKILADIAVFDKVAFSALVEKAKAALA
- the pheS gene encoding phenylalanine--tRNA ligase subunit alpha, with product MSHLAELVANAKAAVESAQDVVALDLVRVEYLGKKGHLTLQMTSLREVPAEERPAAGAVINQAKQEVQDALNARKNDLESAALNARLAQETIDVSLPGRRIENGGLHPVTRTIDRIETFFGELGFSVETGPEIEDDYHNFDALNIPGHHPARADHDTFWFDATRLLRTQTSGVQIRTMKNQQPPIRIIAPGRVYRNDYDQTHTPMFHQMEGLIVDKDISFSNLKGTLHDFLNNFFEADLQIRFRPSYFPFTEPSAEVDVMGKNGKWLEVLGCGMVHPNVLRNVGIDPEIYSGFAFGMGMERLTMLRYGVTDLRAFFENDLRFLKQFK
- the pheM gene encoding pheST operon leader peptide PheM, whose translation is MNAAIFRFFFYFSA
- the pheT gene encoding phenylalanine--tRNA ligase subunit beta, which translates into the protein MKFSELWLREWVNPAISSEELSEQITMAGLEVDGVDAVAGAFHGVVVGEVVECGQHPNADKLRVTKINVGGDRLLDIVCGAPNCRQGLKVAVATVGAVLPGDFKIKAAKLRGEPSEGMLCSFSELGINVESEGIIELPLDAPIGTDIREFLKLDDNTIEISVTPNRADCLGIMGIARDVAVVSQLPLNEPDMSPVAATIDDTLPIDVQATEACPRYLGRVVKGINVAAATPLWMSEKLRRCGIRSIDPVVDITNYVLLELGQPMHAFDLNRIEGGIVVRLAQKDEPLTLLDGTTVKLNDDVLVIADHKKALAMGGIFGGEHSGVNEQTQDVLLECAFFNPLSITGRARRQGLHTDASHRYERGVDSQLQHKAIERATALLLEICGGQAGPIIDATTESALPKAAKITLRREKLDRLIGHHVEDAQVTDILQRLGFKVEVLAGSWVALAPSWRFDMQIEEDLVEEVARIYGYNNIPDVPVKANLEMTKHREADLSLKRVKNLLVDRGFQEAITYSFVDPKVQQWLHPGEEVLLLPSPISIEMSAMRLSLWTGLLSAVVNNQNRQQNRVRLFESGLRFVPDSAAYLGIRQDVMLSGVISGNKNEEHWDLARQSVDYYDLKGDLEAILELTGKLDQIQFKPEVNPALHPGQSAAIYLHGERIGFIGVVHPELERKLDLNGRTVVFEMLWNKLADRVLPDAREISRFPANRRDIAVVVPENVAADDILVECKKVGANQVVGVNLFDVYRGKGVADGYKSLAISLVLQDTARTLEEEEIAATVARCVEALKQRFQASLRD
- a CDS encoding glycosyl hydrolase family 18 protein — its product is MMKGNIKLLALLIGATLSGSALASTPGIANITNQNELTGYQLVESANWEVAYEKRVKRHEKVQITVTWDIAKDSSASKARLLVDGTEKWQGAGSQKFATFEMSKGGNYAVVVELCNAEGCTTSQPASLTIADTDGSHLAPLFNDLLENNKPYTQTPGTVVGTYFPEWGVYGRQFTVDKIPAHNLTHILYGFIPVCGGEGINDSLKEGNPESYKALMNACEGRQDFKVAIHDPYAALDMGAIEGQAYAGSYGKLMALKKAYPHLKILPSIGGWTLSDPFYQFDNAEKRKVFVASVKEFLESWKFFDGVDIDWEYPGGGGANPDLGEGHDRQTYTTLMKELREMLDELSKKYGKKFELSSAIAGTVSKIDPVDYGTAQQYMDHIFVMSYDYSGSYDLNRLNHHTNLGSENDIGVVTEHSATHAVEALLAQRVAPEKIVVGIAKYGKAWSGVHDYQSGKPFTGKAKGPMVNGVADPGNATYKEIAEKFSKGDFKQFYDEKAQSPYIFNEKTGDLISYDNARSTLAKGNYVRQQHLGGLFSWEVSMDNGDLLNAMNEGLGNRPFTPKEYESGHAYHKDDIVKSQGKYYQCKVTGWCGQVGTDSYYAPGAGLYWQQAWERV